The Amphiura filiformis chromosome 15, Afil_fr2py, whole genome shotgun sequence region atctTCATACTTTCAAAGTGTTTTAATGCTTTTAAGTGTTCTGCTGTTTTTGCCGTGCATACGACCATTTTCAAATAGTCTGACCCAATGCtacaacaagttttcaaaaatgttatttaaacgtgttAAACGTTCACCCTCTACTGTTCCAtatgaatgttatttaaacggtTACTGTTTTCCCACATAGGGACGGCATATTTTGCACCTTGTGTTGCACCTTGCTGTGCATCATAATGCAATAACCTTACTGTATGTTTTTGTCAGTTAAAACATTAAAGACATATCAAGTACGTCACAATAGCCTATAAATCCACGATGTGCACAAAACTGTCCAGTTCAAGTTCATAAAGTCTCGCAGGCATAAACGGTCTTCTCCGATTTACATGTATCACATCTCACGTTGCAGCACCATTGGAATTGACAATTACATCTAGACTCCACCACAACCTTTGTCTCCGTTACTCTAAGTCCACATTTAGTGCATAGTCTCTTACAACTGTGATGTTCCCACGCGGCCAGTTCATCAACTGAAGCATAATCTTTAGGATTTCGCAGACACTCACGGCCTTCCGTACTGCGTGTACCGATGGTAGAATTTGCGTTACAGTAATCAGGGGACCTCTCCAAGTAGACCAAATTCGCCTTTTTCAAAACAGTTGAATCCTCGCTGGCTCCTCCTTCTTCAGTTCTCGAAGCAACCTTTCCATTGATGAGTTGACCACGAACATAATTTACACGGACGGCATCCAGATATTTCTTCTTGAGTATAGATCCGATGACGCGGAAGTCAGCGAGTTGGTCCCAGCACGTTTGGACGGAGCAGCTACCTGACACACCGTGACACTTGCATCGTCGTTGCATGTTCTTACGAACAACCTGTTAagaaaaaaacataagaaaaacgTTAAACATTGAAATTTACAATCAGCCGCGGCCTTTTCTCACATTAAAGGATTGCTCAATAACAATTTAATTCGTATGTagatggtcgaatccaaccaaaagtgtccacgggccaaaaataaaaatccgaaataaaaatgtctccacaatgttttccttttgcccattgattgatgacatattggccttataggaaccaaaagtgccattactaatcttgaaaaataaacccaggacgtgtgatagtaaatgtgataccaaaacccaacgttacctacgaataccactaggatgctttcattatcgcaatactaatcaacctaaaacgaatggaatattcccattaacgcttttttcgtgtaatgtagaccacagggtgtcaggaaaatgctagctcaacctgaaaatatttgtttttatttttataacgcgattaATATGattttagtcaatttatgctagtttatttttgaaaacgaagtttaggtcagtttctgtattttatttatcaaatgagtatgaatcaatttacacattgtataagaacgagtaggataatGCTTTCAAGAAtactaggaattatacgcatacacctaacgctttatacaatgaaaaggtgaagaaacccgggtattcgtaggtaacatgagcgatttaacaatatctatattgagtttagaggtttaaatgttgctattatggtaatgaattaataaaatggtagtttttagatatctttcagatggtacgtccaaatgaataaataccattaccttagatcaaacaatttttgatgcttttagcaagattttgaccacttcattttgataataagtagttaatcagcaattttacataataaataattgttgaatgaatccgtatatgggtaataatagtgtcctggggtaccgctttaagtttttgacaattaatttccattggtagggacacttcattacacatgtcatgtattatgctgtattcgtaagtaacatttcagtatttgtaggtaagaattagacttttggtggatatcgcaatcaaatcttcattttataaagcactttgaatgtattattttctttatgtgcgtttattgatacttgagaccctatcatgtatatttaatgtcggttcacagtggttgaaagaggattgaagtaagaaacaaaggcactaaagtgactttaatttgcttaattgcacacaaatcgcttaaaaccgttattgcagacttgtgaagtccatcttggtgtcagttacgtcttgtggcctttcatttgagggcaactataattagctttgtactagggtccaccactgtgttgtctagatcatgagacaatgagaaaagtcgtttttgtccatggtattcgtaggtaaacttagcgaaaacgtcaaaagttaccttcgaataaaccaatttggacacgaATTActcaaaccagaaggtcggtaaacgtttaaaatgaaacacacatgacagctgacaaatccaagtatttatcccttctaatcttcttcgaatctgatttttctttcaaatgagcagaccgtcgtctatttcagtacatatttttcaacaattaagccgtattcagttttgcatggtgggcatgtatgtgaattcgcaactttcattgacatatgatttgatagcaaacatacaggccttcgttatgtaccaatatgggcattggcatgaatggcggtgctgtcatgatgtcaaattgtattcgtaggtaacattcggttaccgaaatttacctacgaatacttgcttttattgttgacatctcagaaatatttaaacgcaggctattgaaacttgatagaaataaagagtgtattaccctgcacctattgcttaactattgtttactattctctcagtttgtggaaatgacacagcttttaacatgtattcggaggtaatgcatattttttaccaaacctacctttgtgccatttagaatttctggcagctaaacacaataatatagatgtccgaatgcaatgcatttcagtattggacatatcaaagcttgtatcaattgctcatttattagtgatttccattttttaaagatatatttagtgctatgaaaaattgtattcgtaggtaatgaaaaaaaataccactcaaaaaattatcacaaaaaatgcacaattatgtacaaatatgtgaaaaattgaataggcaatctttgaatatacacctttcaggaaatcaatttagattcaatccaatgacttcttttcataactgatttagatgtttttaaaaatactttaagaaatattttgaaaaaatgggtaaaaatagcatgttttggggtctctgtgtctaagtttttcacagaaggggtcttattatatatggcgcgaagcgtatgatcaaggcgaataaacacaatacaaaaacaaatgccaattgattaatacttttaagttatggccctgaacatgccgtgtacacttttcattGGATTCGACCAGTATACATAACGCCATGAACATGAACACAGTCATCtctcgtctactgaagatagcaacatcaataTTATAGTATATATGGCGCTATGTGTTGTGATATCTGAGTTAGCACATTAGTGGAACCAAAGTGTTTGGACTTCTTTACATCTCcgatgataaaactagaatttgtTCCATTTCTATTATGCCCCTGATTCCCACGATACGCCAAAAATGCACCGAATCAATCGCAACTTGCCTCAAACCCAGGGATTCAAATTACTGCTGTCGGcaaattgcaccaaaatggtGCATTAAGTAACAGcataatgatatttttaaaatgcaaCCTTAAAACAATATGACAATTGGCTTTTCTAGTTTTGTCACTTTGACATGTAAGGATGCGTTTATTAGGCATACATTATAATGGGATAAGATTTAGTCGCCTTACCTTTCTTCCAACTTCGTTGTTATGGAGATTGGCGGCAGCTCTTGCATCATCACCAGTTTCTAATTCGTCTATGAAATTCTTGGAAAGTCTCTCGCCGAAATTGACATTATCACTACAACCACCCCATTGCCAGTCGTCACTACCTGAGTgagggaaaaacaaacaaaatattagtttaaataacattaaatggaCAAAAAGTTGCtggaatttgtcacttttgaacgAATCCATGCCTCTGAAGAATGAAGGCCTAATGGCTTTTACGAAACAGATCTGTAAAGCCATGTTGTACAAGTCCAAAATGTTATGCATTTCTAATCTGTTTCAAGAACCATCATCCAAAATAACTTTAATTAAAGTAAAGAGTCACATGGCAGAATTGCAAAGCTAGAAACCgacatattgatatcaataatgttcTTACCCATTTGTCCGATTTTGCTGTTGTCACATCCGCATTTGGTGAAGTCGCCCAGACTACAATTCTTGGTCAATGTAAACATAATTCCGGCAGTGCTGATGGCATGGACGAAAGACATCTCACGAGTCGCTGTATAGATGGAGaaacaaaaatcacaaaactataatatattaaCATGATAAATTGGAATAGGAACAAACTAAACTTAACATTTGCCCTTGTGCAAAAGATAATTTTGTGTTAACTctacatttcaaaatttcaaaaaaagagtgaaaatactttttttttcttgtggaCGAAATGTTACCCCATACAAAGGATTTATGACTAATGAAGATTTTAACAGAAAATTAATGTAAAAAGGAATATAATCTGTGCTTTTAGGAATTTATGATTTCACTACTACTATGACAATTGAACATTTTTttcattatgtattttattaggTAAAATCAACTTACGATTCAATTCGGTGAATAACGACAGCGAGTTGTCGGGACAATTCCATCGATCCCACTTGAATTGATGTTTACACTCCGACATGGCGTTGCCTGCTCCAGCTGCTATGCTGTCAGAGTAAGACAAATAGGTCTGTGGAAGAGATGACAAAAAGTGATTAGAATTATGTTATTATTGTCAGGTTCAAGTTTAGGCCATtaggatgaattattttttaatcttaacttttaaaaatataaaatgatattattgcattatttttaaatttgctgAATAGAGAAGGGTATGAAAAGTACAAAATTCATACAAAcgtaaaaattcaaaatcaaatcaactttttttcttctaaaatgataatatgcaatcattgtgaaagttcccaatacatttggacgcgaaaaacattgggaatttgcaaagaaacaacatcataaacttcacctctatcactcgaaacatctcgcactagtATATTactaggacagcgagtgcggcctcagagttagtctcctacgcggccagtttggttacgctccctccacatgtggagggagcgtaaccaagctggttttgtacgagactacggtttgcgatcgtggccgacataaagtcataatctaaaattatgacttgatgtcggaccaacagaaaatcgtcccgttttactacaaataggacgaatttgacagtttgctcatagatttaagttagaacatgtgtaagtattacaaatatgccaaaaatcggttttgaaaaaataaaggtaaattctgaaaaagatcgtacattatgactttaatcaaGCATTAAAAAGGGATCcgaaagaaatataaataatcCTAAGAAGCAAGTATGCGAtcaggtttatttatttatttagtttattaataaagcAATAGGCTTAGGCCATAAAAGAATTTCCTGATCCAATAAGCAAAAGCAGCAAGACTAGATCGATTGATCAATGCCAATAAAGTAAGCAATCGATATCGATGAGTCAGTCCTTTCATGAACAGACCCACCAGGATGCTAATTAGATAATGACGTCAAATTCATTACCAAGTTACCGCCATGAAAATTAACAACCCCATATCGACCTAAAAACTTGGCAATTGTCATTCTAAGCCTTTTCCAAGTATTAAGTCAACCAGCACCGTATATGGTATGCAAAAGTGAAGTCATGATGACATCGTATGTTTCCTTTTATATCACAAGATTCAGAATTTGTGATTTCCCCATTTGTAACTTTTTATTACGATGAAACAGACTTCTTCAATGAATCCTTCAAATCCAAGTTACATTCTAACAAAAAAAACCAGTCGATTTACTTCAGCTTTAAAAATACTCTCGGGAAAAACAGACAAAAATTGTAACAGACAACAACAATTCTTACCTTTGAACCAGCTAACAGTAGATTAGTTGCTTGTGACCTGTCAAATAATTCAAAAAGAAAACAATCTTTTTAGACTAAGTAATCATCAACATAAACAATGTTACATTTGACTGAAGATTGCCTAATAACAATTTTTATATTCAGAAATTTCCCCACTTACAAGTGTACggtttttaacaaataaaatcAGTATACGTGTATTAATAAGTTATAATAACTATTAAGAAAATATGTTTTTAGACGCAAGTGAGATGCATTCCTTACTTGACAATATTGAAAACCTACTTGAAGAACTACTAGATGTATAATAAAACTTTACCAAATTACAATTATTTAACTCCAAGAAAACTGTAAAATAAAGAATTTTTTGCATATACTTAACTTACCAGCCATTAATGAAGCAATGTACCTGCATCGAAGATAGCAAACAACAAGACAAAACCGCAGCAACTTGACGAAACATGATGAAGAATATTCCGCAGAGTAATAATGTAATTCAAAATATTGAGTATATTCCAATTTCCAATATGAACGTATTATTTCAACAAATATTAAAGAAATAACACTAAGCGAGATAAGATGTTGTTCTGACGGTAGCTAAAGCAATTGTGACGTTGAAAAGAACTTGCAGTTGAATTCCATAGGAGGATCGACCCATATATGTATTGAAATAACTTCCTTTGCGTGTGCCTAAAAGACAATCGACATCAAACGTCGGCTGCCGCGCCCAAAGTTCGCCGCGCCATTTCCTCTCTAGTTCATTGAGacggaaaagaaagaaaagaaagaaacgatCGAAACGCGCCTGCGCATTTCCTTGTGTAAAGTacaagtagtaggcctacattgaataTTTCATCTAATCGAATTTgtgggaaatatgaaataattgaCGCGGGTTTGCAATATAATTGAGAGCTTAAAACCGAACTTTATATGTAGAACAAtttatgttttaaatttaaatatttaattcgtTCTGGAAAATGAATATAATCTctgttgtttttatttcttttttgaacatgggataataatatatattatattattattactatcaaTAATTAATCAATCAAGTTTGATTGATGATAGTAATACTAATAAtgatacaatattattattattattattattattatcccatGAAAGAAATATAACAGAGATTGTATTCATTTTCCAGAACGAATTAAATGTtaaaacttaataattattacttaTCTGCAAAAAACAGCAgatcaacacttaataaacacttgtttataaattaacaccgtATAGCCTACGTTCACTGTACAAGTAAGTGTTTAATCAGtatattaagtgttgctctgctgttttgcaATGCAGGCCTACTTATATATATCACGTTTTTACAATGCTATGCATGTTATTTCTGTATGCattcattttaaacatgttgccatggcaacagaagatagctaaaatatatgtttcactttattctactgtttatggttagcttttatcaaccttgacatatctgcaaagtttcaggttcgaattCATAAAAATAACCGGGtcagactcattttttaccaaatctgtggattttaaacacgttaccatggcaacagaagatcgCGAGAACATTATGcttcactttattttactatatatggttagtatttatcaaccttgacacacctgcaaagtttcaggttcgagttcctaaaaataacggagttagactcattttttaccaaatctgtggattttaaacacgttaccatggcaacagaagatagtgaaaatataaaattcgctttattttactatatatggtaagtttttatcaaccttgacatatctGCGAAGTTTCAGatccaagtttaaaaaaataacggaaTTAGACTAATTTAAACcctttttttccttcattttcatcaaaatcacaaaaatcattgttttttgacattttagcCAAGATTTTGGTCACGCGACTTGTAAATGAGAATTGGTATGCCCAAATATGGAATCATTATTGTGTTAGCTTTCCAAATATGGGTACATATATATGAGTTTCGAGGTCGTTTTTTAAAGTTACGACCATTTATATGCAAATTGGCAGGATTTTCCCATAGACTTACTGTATAAGTTAACTTTAGACACAATTTAGACACAAAATGGCGCCCATGTCTCAAATTTGAATACCCCGCCATGTCGCAACTCTCCATATATAGGGACTCTAATATCCACATAGCAACAGCATCTTTGCGCCTTGTGTTGCACCTTGTTGTGCATCATAATGCAAGAACCTTGAATGCatgtttattatgtttattattcTTGTTATAATTTCGAAATATAATGCTAATAAAATTGCACTGAATTGAATTGAGGGCAAATTGCCTTTTCCAGTTCCTGGCTGGACGCTATCATTGACATCGTCGAGTTCAAAAATTCCGCCTTCAACTTTCGGCATACCGGATTAGGACACCGCGTAAGATGTGGTATTGTGGAGGTGGAAAAAAATCCCTATGTAAAtcaaatctttctttctttctttcttatgaaACCACCTTTACTTTTCTCGTTTAATTTCTTTTGATGACAAATTAAAGCATGTGATTTGAATAAAGAGTAGATTcccatgttagttttcactgatcacgttGTAAGAGGAAAAAAAGAAACTTTTCCTGTCAATTCTACCCTTCAATATATAATAATCATCtcaattttagaagaaaagaaagaaaaaatccaAATAAGCAAAGCTAAAtctaataattaaagaaatattgtatatatttttttaatttgagaaagaTCTTAATCATCTAAAAAATGGATGCTTTTACAGTATTGATTccttcgagttcaaacatcccgccttCAACTTTTGGCATAATAGG contains the following coding sequences:
- the LOC140171346 gene encoding protein Wnt-8b-like produces the protein MFRQVAAVLSCCLLSSMQVHCFINGWSQATNLLLAGSKTYLSYSDSIAAGAGNAMSECKHQFKWDRWNCPDNSLSLFTELNPTREMSFVHAISTAGIMFTLTKNCSLGDFTKCGCDNSKIGQMGSDDWQWGGCSDNVNFGERLSKNFIDELETGDDARAAANLHNNEVGRKVVRKNMQRRCKCHGVSGSCSVQTCWDQLADFRVIGSILKKKYLDAVRVNYVRGQLINGKVASRTEEGGASEDSTVLKKANLVYLERSPDYCNANSTIGTRSTEGRECLRNPKDYASVDELAAWEHHSCKRLCTKCGLRVTETKVVVESRCNCQFQWCCNVRCDTCKSEKTVYACETL